From the Kitasatospora sp. MAP12-44 genome, one window contains:
- a CDS encoding MarR family transcriptional regulator encodes MARRGNIALVNLDTGAVLPAPKVRTPHSMDGSYTLNAYTDDAPLYSLALSGAEWATIDWVRSNGGAGGAVKATAAAAAAAIHVTETTAKTALARLVKLNILLKTSPRSSTYQLNPRRFWEGSGEAQVQACRRLDPPAITPDKKAVDAAKKAAEKSAAKTLGPRRVASSTMTGGTSR; translated from the coding sequence ATGGCTCGCAGGGGCAACATCGCCCTGGTGAACCTGGACACGGGGGCGGTACTACCTGCGCCCAAGGTCAGGACGCCGCACTCCATGGACGGCTCCTACACCCTCAACGCCTACACCGACGATGCCCCGCTGTACTCGCTGGCGCTGTCCGGGGCGGAGTGGGCGACCATCGACTGGGTGCGCTCCAACGGCGGGGCGGGGGGCGCCGTCAAGGCGACTGCGGCTGCCGCCGCCGCAGCCATCCACGTTACCGAGACGACCGCGAAGACGGCGCTGGCCCGCCTGGTGAAGCTCAACATCCTGCTGAAGACCTCGCCTCGCAGCTCCACCTACCAGCTGAACCCGCGCCGGTTCTGGGAGGGCAGCGGCGAGGCCCAGGTCCAGGCGTGTCGCAGACTGGACCCACCGGCCATCACACCGGACAAGAAGGCCGTCGATGCGGCAAAGAAGGCCGCAGAGAAGTCTGCGGCCAAGACGCTCGGCCCGCGCCGCGTCGCCAGCAGCACCATGACCGGAGGGACGAGCCGATGA
- a CDS encoding helix-turn-helix domain-containing protein, producing the protein MTEGMDPIDALLAEIDEEELPPPAERKRLRQAAKVTRARMAERVGVREETIWTWETGRSEPRPPQRGDYARLLRGLAERFPALQPVPAPAPAPVVPEAFAAVPVPEQPAPVVQMVMLDQNPDGSLVMGPPLPCVQCGNPSVYRAQNHPMHLGGFCRPAAAVASPATVDAAAAVPAIQQPVQPAPAAPAAPAAAPRRAAPTAGPVTAPRRASSSRPAASSRARKAPAKKPAAAPTGAADWELAAAARYPSGPLAVLDVAADGRRLVAYLADGNQAPTAPTGRTLADVVEWALEVGLGAPRLHRHGKDGDALVALTDAALAELGLPPVGKDEKRDFVPRLGRLPETHKAVKALGKAGWLLTRRGLGPWARIYRTPEDGKRVCVQLCVPGWGALASGGWAVPDGLAAPDLARLLGTYATRVITPRGTTAVSGLELVTALRPPTMAVRTEAGWTSGPVEGSRPKDAFDPAIPEVPDMHPLAEHRAPGDVLVTEAWDWHRPLTDTELVAPFAVGLDVNMAFLAAAGRLTLPLSEPVHELQPAFDKKLPGSWLVDLSHLELDPHLPNPFTADGTRPTGPAWYSTAKVAYALELGAQAQPLESWLRHESGPYLDPWHKRLRQAYVDTMAALGVPLTLADTDPLAFLDAMAAIKQGDPAELAVLTAIKQTAKGTIGKLREKPRQGWKPGQRWAALERATWDPLMRALVIDTATVNLHRKLLRMQADTGLAAFAVLSDCAVFAAPGPGALDILTRPDATLTTSLRLGVSPGHVKFEGSRPMAEIVEMLADGANPARHIKTGGVVSDDE; encoded by the coding sequence ATGACCGAGGGGATGGACCCGATCGACGCGCTGCTCGCGGAGATCGACGAGGAGGAGCTGCCGCCGCCGGCGGAGCGCAAGCGGCTGCGTCAGGCGGCGAAGGTGACCCGGGCCCGGATGGCTGAGCGGGTCGGGGTGCGGGAGGAGACGATCTGGACCTGGGAGACTGGGCGCAGCGAGCCGCGGCCGCCGCAGCGCGGCGACTACGCCCGGCTGCTGCGCGGTCTGGCCGAGCGGTTCCCCGCGCTCCAGCCGGTCCCCGCCCCGGCGCCGGCCCCGGTCGTGCCGGAGGCGTTCGCCGCCGTTCCGGTGCCCGAGCAGCCGGCACCGGTGGTGCAGATGGTGATGCTGGACCAGAACCCGGACGGCTCGCTGGTGATGGGCCCGCCGCTGCCGTGCGTGCAGTGCGGCAACCCGTCGGTCTACCGGGCACAGAACCATCCGATGCACCTGGGCGGCTTCTGCCGCCCCGCTGCTGCCGTCGCGTCACCTGCCACTGTGGATGCCGCGGCCGCTGTCCCAGCCATCCAACAGCCGGTGCAGCCGGCTCCCGCCGCCCCGGCGGCTCCGGCCGCTGCGCCCCGCCGGGCCGCGCCGACCGCCGGGCCGGTGACCGCACCGCGCCGGGCGTCGTCGTCGCGTCCGGCCGCGTCCTCGCGGGCGCGCAAGGCCCCGGCGAAGAAGCCGGCCGCCGCGCCGACCGGGGCGGCGGACTGGGAGCTGGCGGCCGCCGCCCGCTACCCCTCCGGTCCGCTCGCGGTCCTCGACGTCGCTGCGGATGGCCGGCGCCTGGTCGCCTACCTCGCCGACGGCAACCAGGCGCCGACCGCGCCGACCGGGCGCACGCTCGCCGATGTCGTGGAGTGGGCGCTGGAGGTGGGGCTCGGTGCGCCGCGGCTGCACCGGCACGGCAAGGACGGCGACGCCCTGGTGGCGCTCACCGACGCGGCGCTGGCCGAGCTGGGCCTGCCGCCGGTCGGCAAGGATGAGAAGCGCGACTTCGTGCCGCGTCTGGGTCGCCTGCCCGAGACCCACAAGGCGGTGAAGGCCCTCGGCAAGGCCGGCTGGCTGCTCACCCGGCGCGGCCTCGGGCCGTGGGCGCGGATCTACCGCACGCCCGAGGACGGCAAGCGCGTGTGCGTCCAGCTCTGCGTGCCCGGCTGGGGCGCGCTGGCCTCCGGCGGCTGGGCCGTCCCGGACGGCCTGGCCGCCCCGGACCTGGCCCGCCTGCTGGGCACCTACGCGACGCGGGTCATCACCCCGCGCGGCACCACCGCCGTCTCCGGCCTCGAACTGGTCACCGCGCTGCGCCCGCCGACCATGGCGGTGCGCACCGAGGCCGGCTGGACGTCCGGGCCGGTGGAGGGCTCCCGGCCCAAGGACGCCTTCGACCCGGCGATCCCGGAGGTCCCGGACATGCACCCGCTCGCCGAGCACCGCGCGCCGGGCGACGTACTGGTCACCGAGGCGTGGGACTGGCACCGCCCGCTCACCGACACCGAACTGGTGGCGCCGTTCGCGGTCGGACTCGACGTCAACATGGCCTTCCTCGCCGCTGCCGGCCGCCTGACGCTGCCACTGTCGGAGCCGGTCCACGAACTGCAGCCCGCCTTCGACAAGAAGCTCCCCGGCTCCTGGCTCGTCGACCTCTCCCACCTCGAGCTGGACCCCCACCTGCCGAACCCGTTCACCGCCGACGGCACCCGCCCGACCGGACCGGCCTGGTACTCCACCGCGAAGGTCGCCTACGCCCTCGAACTCGGCGCCCAGGCGCAGCCCCTGGAAAGCTGGCTGCGCCACGAGTCCGGCCCGTACCTGGACCCGTGGCACAAGAGGCTGCGCCAGGCGTACGTCGACACCATGGCCGCCCTGGGCGTGCCGCTCACCCTCGCCGACACCGACCCGCTGGCGTTCCTGGACGCCATGGCCGCCATCAAGCAGGGCGACCCGGCCGAGCTCGCGGTGCTGACCGCGATCAAGCAGACCGCCAAGGGCACGATCGGCAAGCTGAGGGAGAAGCCGCGCCAGGGCTGGAAGCCCGGCCAGCGCTGGGCGGCCCTGGAGCGGGCGACCTGGGATCCGCTGATGCGCGCCCTGGTCATCGACACCGCCACCGTCAACCTCCACCGCAAGCTGCTCCGCATGCAAGCCGACACCGGCCTCGCCGCCTTCGCCGTCCTGTCCGACTGCGCGGTCTTCGCCGCCCCCGGGCCCGGCGCCCTGGACATCCTGACCCGCCCGGACGCCACCCTGACCACCTCGCTGCGCCTGGGTGTCTCGCCGGGGCACGTGAAGTTCGAGGGGAGCCGGCCGATGGCGGAGATCGTGGAGATGCTGGCCGACGGGGCGAACCCGGCCCGGCACATCAAGACCGGCGGCGTCGTCTCCGACGACGAGTAA
- a CDS encoding DUF6009 family protein — protein sequence MSALIEPQQIAHEDNLLWLEDTTTLEYVRQALDRLPTRAGRPAYHRAGRMVGYATLAASAKASRQSGTFLRRVFFLLPHDRDQDPTGLYASGAPSEAVDPRTLAPQVKGYKTERSEGGPPSDAMREMGITLPKV from the coding sequence GTGAGCGCCCTCATCGAACCCCAGCAGATCGCCCACGAGGACAACCTCCTGTGGCTGGAGGACACCACCACCCTCGAGTACGTCCGCCAGGCCCTGGACCGGCTCCCCACCCGCGCGGGCCGACCCGCCTACCACCGCGCTGGCCGCATGGTCGGATACGCCACCCTGGCCGCCAGCGCCAAGGCCTCCCGACAGTCCGGCACGTTCCTGCGCCGGGTCTTCTTCCTTCTCCCGCACGACCGGGACCAGGACCCGACGGGCCTGTACGCATCCGGTGCGCCGTCGGAGGCCGTCGACCCCCGCACCCTGGCCCCCCAGGTGAAGGGCTACAAGACCGAGCGCTCCGAGGGCGGGCCGCCCTCCGACGCGATGCGCGAGATGGGGATAACCCTCCCGAAAGTGTGA
- the istB gene encoding IS21-like element helper ATPase IstB, which produces MSPTITVTDQDDEQDTDGRVPGRRMSLPGDPEDMLIDEACRELRLPAFRERFIDLAAGARREQATYKQFLLDMLQAELTDRDLRRQQRLLRLARFPRPKRLEDFDFAKNPNVTPEVVADLKSPTWVREGRPLVLIGDSGTGKSHLLIGIGTAIAETGLSVRYTTTSALVNELAEADANRRLSSVIARYSKIDLLCLDEFGYLNLDRKGAKLLFQIFTEREERKATAVATNSPFTEWDKTFGDARLCAAIADRITFRCTLIQTGTESYRYQATQESLFPSPN; this is translated from the coding sequence ATGAGCCCGACCATCACCGTCACCGATCAGGACGACGAGCAGGACACCGACGGCAGGGTCCCCGGCCGCAGGATGTCGCTGCCGGGCGATCCGGAGGACATGCTCATCGACGAGGCATGCCGCGAGCTTCGCCTGCCGGCCTTCCGCGAGCGGTTCATCGACCTGGCCGCCGGCGCCCGCCGCGAGCAGGCCACCTACAAGCAGTTCCTGCTGGACATGCTGCAGGCCGAGCTGACCGACCGGGACCTCCGCCGCCAGCAGCGACTGCTCAGGTTGGCCCGCTTCCCGCGGCCCAAGCGGCTGGAGGACTTCGACTTCGCGAAGAACCCGAACGTCACCCCGGAGGTCGTCGCGGATCTGAAGTCCCCGACCTGGGTGCGCGAGGGTCGGCCGCTGGTGCTGATCGGCGACTCCGGCACCGGCAAGTCCCACCTGCTGATCGGCATCGGCACCGCGATCGCCGAGACCGGCCTGTCGGTGCGCTACACCACCACCAGCGCGCTGGTGAACGAGCTCGCCGAGGCCGACGCAAACCGCCGCCTGTCCTCCGTGATCGCCCGCTACAGCAAGATCGACCTTCTCTGCCTGGACGAGTTCGGCTACCTCAACCTGGACCGCAAGGGCGCCAAGCTGCTGTTCCAGATCTTCACCGAACGCGAGGAGCGCAAGGCCACCGCCGTCGCCACGAACTCACCCTTCACAGAATGGGACAAGACCTTCGGCGACGCCCGCCTCTGCGCGGCCATCGCCGACCGGATCACCTTCCGCTGCACCCTGATCCAGACCGGCACCGAGTCCTACCGCTACCAGGCCACCCAGGAATCCCTCTTCCCCTCCCCGAACTGA
- a CDS encoding helix-turn-helix domain-containing protein has product MSAATHGYGHGPFDPETLGMPPVYTLNLSAAQRSVLEWLTIQGAVFDLIAADVEEIAHDCGMSTSTVYDALARLEALHLVENPDPTRYRVNPRYFFASNPEIRRLVAEALEAPEITPDARAEAPRKVGNVDARRRRTIQAVPDQE; this is encoded by the coding sequence ATGAGCGCCGCCACCCACGGATACGGCCACGGGCCATTCGACCCGGAGACCCTCGGTATGCCGCCGGTCTACACCCTGAACCTGTCCGCGGCCCAGCGCAGCGTCCTGGAGTGGTTGACCATTCAGGGCGCGGTGTTCGATCTGATCGCCGCCGATGTGGAGGAGATCGCGCACGACTGCGGCATGTCCACATCGACCGTCTACGACGCCCTGGCCCGCCTGGAGGCCCTCCACCTGGTGGAGAACCCCGACCCGACCCGCTACCGGGTCAACCCCCGCTACTTCTTCGCCTCCAACCCCGAGATCCGTCGTCTTGTCGCAGAGGCGCTGGAGGCACCCGAGATCACCCCGGACGCTCGCGCTGAGGCACCCCGGAAGGTCGGCAACGTCGACGCCCGCCGCCGGCGCACGATCCAGGCCGTCCCCGATCAGGAGTAG
- the istA gene encoding IS21 family transposase has product MFERIRRAQREQGLSGRELAARFKVSRNTVKKALESPVPPKRKSPPPRKSVLEPVKGFIDAMLREDLDAPSKQKHTVPRIIERLAAEHDFELARNTTVWDYVSKRRPQIRAEALEGRRHLDGMVPQAKRPGEEAEVDFADFWLDLAGQRRKCVLFTLRLSYSGKAVHRVYATASQEAFLEGHLEAFTVLGGVPSVHIRYDNLKPAVKQVLFGRSRLESARWASFKSWYQFSAFYCAPGEDGAHEKGGVEHEGGRFRRKHLVPPPVVESLAELNERLAAIDVAEDARHIHGRPTSIGFDFEAERERLRPLPADDYDCGIDLTPVVARNSRITVRQCYYSVPAKFIGAKVRVKLRANELWVFDGRKVVARHPRLTRRYTYHDFLDHYLEILLVKPGAFAGASALAQARAEGGFTKVHEAFWAAAKKKAGDREGTRMLIEVLLLHRQLPGEALVAAMETCLRIGSVSTDLVAIEARKAMEGTDADDAELLADADEVAQDGPAAADGGARVISLHARRLPPDPRQGMPDMSKYDRLLSPVAGRDSQTQKGHGA; this is encoded by the coding sequence CTGTTCGAGAGGATCCGCCGGGCTCAGCGCGAGCAGGGGCTGTCGGGGCGGGAGCTCGCCGCGCGGTTCAAGGTGTCGCGGAACACGGTGAAGAAGGCGTTGGAGTCGCCGGTGCCGCCGAAACGCAAGTCGCCGCCGCCGCGCAAGAGCGTGCTGGAGCCGGTGAAGGGCTTCATCGACGCGATGCTGCGCGAGGACCTGGACGCGCCGTCGAAGCAGAAGCACACGGTCCCGCGGATCATCGAGCGCCTGGCCGCGGAGCACGACTTCGAGCTGGCCCGGAACACCACGGTCTGGGACTACGTCTCCAAGCGGCGCCCGCAGATCCGGGCGGAGGCCCTGGAGGGGCGCCGGCACCTGGACGGGATGGTGCCGCAGGCGAAGCGGCCGGGGGAGGAGGCGGAGGTCGACTTCGCGGACTTCTGGCTGGACCTGGCCGGGCAGCGGCGCAAGTGCGTGCTGTTCACGCTGCGGCTGTCCTACTCGGGCAAGGCGGTGCACCGGGTCTACGCGACGGCCTCGCAGGAGGCGTTCCTGGAAGGGCACCTGGAGGCGTTCACGGTGCTGGGCGGGGTGCCGTCAGTGCACATCCGCTACGACAACTTGAAGCCGGCCGTCAAGCAGGTGCTGTTCGGCCGCTCCAGGTTGGAGTCGGCGCGGTGGGCGTCGTTCAAGTCCTGGTACCAGTTCTCGGCGTTCTACTGCGCGCCGGGCGAGGACGGGGCCCACGAGAAGGGCGGGGTGGAGCACGAGGGCGGGAGGTTCCGCCGCAAGCACCTGGTCCCGCCGCCGGTGGTGGAGTCGCTGGCGGAGCTGAACGAGCGCCTGGCGGCGATCGACGTCGCCGAGGACGCCCGGCACATCCACGGCCGGCCGACTTCGATCGGGTTCGACTTCGAGGCCGAGCGCGAGCGGCTGCGGCCGCTGCCTGCGGACGACTACGACTGCGGGATCGACCTGACGCCGGTGGTCGCGCGCAACTCCCGGATCACGGTGCGGCAGTGCTACTACTCGGTGCCGGCGAAGTTCATCGGCGCGAAGGTGCGGGTCAAGCTGCGGGCGAACGAGTTGTGGGTGTTCGACGGGCGCAAGGTCGTCGCCCGCCACCCGCGGCTGACCAGGCGTTACACCTACCACGACTTCCTGGACCACTACCTGGAGATCCTGCTGGTCAAGCCGGGCGCGTTCGCCGGGGCCTCGGCACTCGCGCAGGCCCGGGCGGAGGGCGGCTTCACCAAGGTCCACGAGGCGTTCTGGGCGGCGGCGAAGAAGAAGGCCGGCGACCGCGAGGGCACCCGGATGCTGATCGAGGTGCTGCTGCTGCACCGCCAGCTGCCCGGTGAGGCGCTGGTCGCGGCGATGGAGACCTGCCTGCGGATCGGGTCGGTCTCCACCGACCTGGTCGCCATCGAGGCCCGCAAGGCGATGGAGGGCACCGACGCGGACGACGCCGAGCTGCTGGCCGACGCGGACGAGGTGGCCCAGGACGGTCCGGCGGCTGCCGACGGTGGGGCCCGGGTGATCTCCCTGCACGCGCGCCGCCTGCCGCCCGACCCGCGCCAGGGAATGCCCGACATGAGCAAGTACGACCGACTGCTGAGCCCGGTCGCCGGCCGCGACAGCCAGACCCAGAAAGGCCACGGCGCATGA
- a CDS encoding ion channel, producing MIVWAALRIVGSATALVTLYFLLPLNHSSTWPAVTMLVIGLVAFIGLVASQVRSIIRSPFPGLRAVEALATSVPLFLLLFASTYVVMAAMSAGDFGGSLTHTDGLYFAVTVFSTVGFGDITAKSEAARLVVTGQMIADLVVLGLAIKIIIGAVSRHRQPGGASGQAPEGIYR from the coding sequence ATGATCGTGTGGGCTGCTCTGCGGATCGTGGGATCCGCCACCGCGCTGGTGACCTTGTACTTTCTGCTCCCCCTGAACCACTCCTCGACATGGCCCGCCGTCACGATGCTGGTCATCGGGCTGGTGGCATTCATCGGACTGGTCGCCTCTCAGGTCCGCTCGATCATCCGGTCACCGTTCCCGGGACTGCGGGCCGTCGAAGCCCTGGCCACCAGCGTTCCGTTGTTCCTACTGCTGTTCGCGAGCACATATGTCGTCATGGCCGCGATGTCGGCCGGCGACTTCGGCGGGTCGCTGACGCACACTGACGGGTTGTACTTCGCCGTAACGGTCTTCTCGACGGTCGGATTCGGCGACATCACGGCCAAAAGCGAGGCAGCTCGGCTCGTGGTCACCGGGCAGATGATCGCCGATCTCGTCGTCCTCGGCCTTGCGATCAAGATCATTATCGGCGCCGTCAGTCGCCACCGACAGCCGGGGGGAGCCTCAGGACAGGCCCCCGAGGGGATCTACCGCTAG
- a CDS encoding M48 family metalloprotease — MSRKSTPTGLRAGTLRAVALLVGIYVVILLVVLLDAALFVPVILAVRSRVNFALLILTQFVAAGSVPGLLVIYYGVFTLKLAPDSRPAVEVTPEQAPRLWEAVREVAEAVGTRPPTTLRLLATASASVSEETRLFGFATGERRLNLGLPLLLGVSVDELRAVLAHEMGHYARGHTRLGARVYLGSVALHNACLGLSAVRESGSQRRSIRRLFRIQSLYALAAFGVLSAYSEFYDNVSYAARRRQELDADACAAENFGRRVTASALRSAHALPTAWDRFSIGCLEPMHRAGFVPDEPFAAFEAMLCDPDYRDVLAELRRNPPARPTSRLDSHPTLEQRLNVLRTRPVRRVTGRTMDNAPAIELFTDEERDCVSRALRREMFPTETEPDLGWQEWLGRAARLQATAPAKSLVRAAGKLTDVQAVTLCTVLDLLEAGCGHRLVELLASDHSETRPSGAAADETVLATAVLALIGHYLTEAGRAWWATQWNGPSRLIAADSAAEELPGLISAAIDHPATEVPRLRLHLASLGLDPAAETPATALLRSPNQAAATAGAAGTAQGPGATTGVSIKPLLDEAALRRQETIRAVTVVVAVVTGVIGIVGVYRSNETPAYNSSNSLYNSNDPGGTDRTPPTYKPYTLPTTNPYLTYGAIPRFIWPSFPVSTRIVVKQGDSLSLLACRYRTTVTELQAVNFLETTRIDVGQHLTVPVIAHPATDC; from the coding sequence ATGAGCCGGAAATCGACGCCCACCGGGCTGCGGGCCGGTACGCTGCGCGCCGTCGCGCTGCTGGTTGGCATCTACGTAGTGATCCTGCTCGTGGTGCTGCTCGACGCCGCGCTGTTCGTCCCGGTGATCCTGGCGGTCAGGAGCCGCGTCAACTTCGCCCTCCTGATATTGACGCAGTTCGTGGCGGCGGGCAGCGTCCCCGGCCTGCTGGTGATCTACTACGGCGTGTTCACGCTCAAGCTCGCCCCGGATTCCCGGCCCGCGGTCGAGGTCACGCCCGAGCAGGCGCCCCGGCTATGGGAGGCGGTGCGCGAGGTCGCCGAGGCCGTCGGCACACGCCCGCCGACCACCCTGCGCCTGCTCGCGACGGCAAGCGCCTCAGTGTCCGAGGAGACCAGGCTGTTCGGCTTCGCCACCGGGGAGCGCCGACTGAACCTCGGGCTGCCGCTGCTGCTCGGCGTGTCCGTGGACGAACTGCGGGCGGTGCTCGCACACGAGATGGGCCACTATGCACGGGGGCACACCCGCCTAGGCGCCCGGGTCTACCTCGGTTCCGTCGCGCTGCACAACGCCTGCCTGGGGCTCAGCGCCGTCCGCGAATCGGGCAGCCAGAGGCGGAGCATCAGACGCCTGTTCCGGATCCAGTCCCTGTACGCCCTGGCGGCTTTCGGCGTGCTGTCCGCGTACTCGGAGTTCTACGACAACGTCTCGTACGCGGCCCGGCGCCGCCAGGAGCTTGACGCCGACGCCTGCGCGGCGGAGAACTTCGGCCGCCGGGTCACGGCCAGCGCACTGCGGTCGGCGCACGCCCTGCCCACAGCGTGGGACCGGTTCTCTATCGGCTGCCTGGAGCCGATGCACCGCGCCGGATTCGTGCCCGACGAACCATTCGCCGCCTTCGAGGCGATGCTGTGCGACCCGGACTACCGGGACGTGCTCGCCGAACTGCGGCGCAACCCGCCCGCACGGCCGACCTCCCGGCTCGACTCGCACCCGACGCTTGAACAGCGCCTGAACGTCCTGCGCACCCGCCCGGTCCGCCGTGTCACGGGCCGGACCATGGACAACGCCCCCGCGATAGAGCTGTTCACCGATGAGGAGCGCGACTGCGTGTCCCGCGCGCTCCGCCGGGAGATGTTCCCGACCGAGACCGAACCGGATCTCGGATGGCAGGAATGGCTGGGCAGAGCGGCCCGGCTGCAAGCCACCGCCCCGGCGAAGAGCCTGGTTCGTGCCGCCGGCAAGCTGACGGACGTGCAGGCCGTGACCCTGTGCACGGTCCTCGACCTCCTGGAAGCCGGTTGCGGCCACCGACTGGTCGAGTTGCTGGCGAGCGACCACAGCGAAACACGGCCATCGGGTGCGGCCGCCGACGAGACCGTACTGGCTACCGCCGTTCTCGCCTTGATCGGCCACTACCTGACCGAGGCTGGGCGGGCCTGGTGGGCAACCCAGTGGAACGGGCCCAGCCGACTGATCGCGGCCGACTCCGCGGCCGAGGAGTTACCGGGCCTGATCAGCGCGGCAATCGACCACCCGGCCACCGAGGTGCCCCGGCTGCGACTGCACCTCGCGTCGCTCGGGCTTGATCCGGCCGCCGAGACTCCGGCAACGGCACTACTGCGGTCCCCCAATCAGGCCGCGGCGACTGCGGGCGCCGCCGGCACTGCCCAGGGCCCGGGAGCCACAACCGGTGTGAGCATCAAGCCTCTGCTCGACGAGGCCGCGCTCCGGCGCCAGGAGACCATCCGTGCCGTCACGGTGGTGGTCGCGGTGGTCACGGGCGTCATCGGGATCGTCGGCGTCTACAGGTCGAACGAGACTCCCGCCTACAACAGCTCGAACTCGTTGTACAACTCCAATGATCCCGGAGGTACAGACCGGACGCCCCCGACGTACAAGCCGTACACCCTGCCGACAACAAACCCGTATCTGACGTACGGTGCGATCCCGCGCTTTATCTGGCCGTCCTTCCCGGTGTCGACCCGGATCGTCGTCAAACAGGGCGACAGCTTGAGCCTGCTCGCCTGCCGCTACCGGACGACGGTCACGGAACTCCAGGCCGTCAATTTCCTCGAAACCACCCGCATCGACGTCGGACAACATCTGACAGTCCCGGTCATAGCCCACCCGGCGACGGACTGCTGA
- a CDS encoding sigma-70 family RNA polymerase sigma factor, translating into MKSTDDSGATAASAAADGSAGQAAEFEDFFAKTCSGMLRKARMLGHQQDAEDAVQEAYVEAFRVWHRIGGYESPEAWVYKIMRQRLWKAASHKSRQTPSGLDLEVAGPAPDLTDHVHEVIDALDALPGKMRFVMVMHCLNGMPQKQVARELGLADGTVRFYVHTARRLLEKILGLTPAKRRADQDLVSVPSADALSLRRPGPAFAPDDPIVLSLRAAEDWLRAEFEDQDAAQRRIRAAVATVASSPAQPESRWARWVRRLRRTRSAPQATASGPGPRGKESR; encoded by the coding sequence ATGAAGTCCACGGACGACAGCGGCGCCACGGCTGCGAGCGCGGCTGCGGACGGGTCAGCAGGTCAGGCTGCGGAATTCGAGGACTTCTTCGCCAAGACCTGCTCGGGCATGCTCCGCAAAGCGAGGATGCTGGGCCATCAGCAGGACGCCGAGGACGCCGTGCAGGAGGCCTACGTCGAGGCGTTCCGCGTTTGGCACCGTATCGGAGGCTACGAGTCGCCGGAAGCCTGGGTGTACAAGATCATGCGCCAGCGGCTGTGGAAGGCCGCAAGCCACAAGTCACGGCAGACTCCCTCCGGGCTGGACCTCGAAGTGGCCGGGCCCGCACCGGACCTGACCGACCACGTGCACGAGGTGATCGACGCCCTGGACGCCCTGCCTGGGAAGATGCGGTTCGTGATGGTCATGCACTGTTTGAACGGCATGCCGCAGAAACAGGTCGCGCGCGAACTCGGCCTGGCCGACGGCACGGTCCGCTTCTACGTCCACACCGCCCGTCGGCTGCTGGAGAAGATCCTGGGCCTGACCCCCGCCAAGCGCCGCGCAGACCAGGATCTGGTCTCCGTGCCGTCTGCCGATGCCCTGTCCCTGCGCCGGCCCGGTCCCGCTTTCGCCCCGGACGACCCGATCGTCCTGTCCCTGCGCGCCGCAGAGGACTGGCTGCGCGCAGAATTCGAGGACCAGGACGCCGCGCAGCGCCGGATCCGCGCGGCCGTCGCCACCGTCGCATCCAGTCCGGCACAGCCGGAGAGCCGATGGGCACGGTGGGTCCGGCGCCTTCGACGTACCCGGTCCGCCCCCCAGGCCACCGCGTCCGGGCCCGGCCCGCGCGGGAAGGAGAGCCGATGA